From the genome of Psychroserpens ponticola, one region includes:
- a CDS encoding T9SS type A sorting domain-containing protein: protein MSRASILFFFLILLNIQISIGQIVSIPDPNFKTALLNHNPVIDSNSDGEIQVSEALTTTAISAFNQNISSIVGIEAFINLERLVCFNNPIASVDLSSNTQLEQINLQFTDLSEIDISANLELSFISLGYTSISDIDVTQHSNLEFLDISGTNINTIDVTNNLNLLALSIINLTSINNNLDLSNNILLESIEMRNIGIDNFDFSLFLNLKIVDIGFNNFSDVDFSNNNQLCSLKSRNCPVLNTINIQNGNNQALAPNQNCSVDFTIGGLSSVSGIDAFFGSLNLDLICVDDIEFANDNFTLIPAQTQFVEDCSVLSIDSFLIENIVLKFNPVKENLILESKHNIKNIDVFAVTGEKVIQKEINNREVNVNVENLTPGVYFISLTTVDSRTKTLKFLKL, encoded by the coding sequence ATGTCTAGAGCTTCTATTTTATTTTTCTTCTTGATTCTTCTTAATATTCAAATTTCAATTGGTCAAATTGTGAGCATTCCAGATCCAAATTTTAAAACAGCATTATTAAACCATAATCCAGTAATAGATTCCAATAGCGATGGTGAAATTCAGGTTTCTGAAGCATTAACGACTACAGCTATAAGCGCTTTTAATCAAAACATTAGTAGTATAGTTGGAATTGAAGCATTTATTAATTTGGAACGATTAGTTTGTTTTAATAATCCAATTGCAAGCGTAGATTTATCCAGTAATACACAATTGGAGCAAATTAATCTTCAATTTACTGATTTGAGCGAAATTGATATTTCTGCTAATTTAGAATTGAGTTTTATTAGCTTAGGTTATACTTCTATTAGTGATATTGATGTTACGCAGCATAGTAATTTAGAGTTTCTGGATATTAGCGGTACAAATATTAACACAATCGATGTTACTAATAATCTAAATTTATTGGCTTTATCAATAATAAACCTTACTAGTATTAATAATAATTTGGACCTTTCTAATAATATCTTGTTAGAATCAATAGAAATGAGAAATATAGGGATAGATAACTTTGATTTTTCATTATTCCTAAATTTAAAAATAGTTGATATTGGCTTTAATAATTTTTCAGATGTAGATTTTTCTAACAATAATCAATTATGTTCCTTAAAATCGAGAAATTGTCCTGTATTAAATACTATTAATATTCAAAATGGAAACAATCAGGCTTTAGCACCAAACCAAAACTGTTCAGTAGATTTTACAATTGGAGGTTTGTCTAGTGTCTCAGGTATCGATGCATTTTTTGGTAGCCTAAATTTAGATTTAATTTGTGTTGATGATATCGAGTTTGCAAACGATAATTTTACTTTGATTCCTGCTCAAACTCAGTTTGTAGAAGATTGTTCAGTATTATCTATCGACTCATTTTTAATCGAAAACATTGTCTTGAAATTTAATCCAGTTAAAGAGAATTTAATCTTAGAAAGTAAGCACAATATTAAAAACATTGATGTTTTTGCGGTTACAGGTGAAAAAGTGATACAAAAAGAAATCAATAATAGAGAAGTGAATGTCAATGTCGAAAATTTGACACCAGGAGTTTATTTCATTTCATTAACGACTGTTGATTCGAGAACTAAAACTTTGAAGTTTCTTAAATTATAG